A single region of the Anopheles funestus chromosome X, idAnoFuneDA-416_04, whole genome shotgun sequence genome encodes:
- the LOC125764449 gene encoding uncharacterized protein LOC125764449, protein MMFFKLAPSTILAWGKHSSGRQRDKYSELIDFLQDRIRILRSTQTLTKVAETVPTTVAGGERKSGRVKYVANTVSTRKPASTYLQVSCPLECAEPHNLRSCPKFQKGDVKFRREVIARQKLCFNCLNPNHQVKSCHSVFRCNKCNGRHHSLLHDNSPSQVSMNVGSNNELVFLETVMLWLVDDHGIWHEARALLDSGSMCNIVSESFARKLLTTRLKVNIALSGIGGAVNQAKDSIIATVQSKSASFSSPMEFVILKSPCVRIPTALIDVTSWSFPNVPLADPTFHMPSNVDVVIGSDAYWELHTGKKRLLVKGGPWLVETPFGWTVAGNTSHNLGSTQVSCNSTTSYKSLDALLQRFWENECNLDGPALSLEEDACEKHYVATTTRDDHGRYIVCLPRNPSADVVLGSSKEIADRRLLGVERRLSNNPEMEAKYKRFMHEYEELGHMRKLTELVDDSIPHCYIPHHAVVKESSTSTKVRVVFDASCKTSSGYSLNDTLLVGPIVQEDLLTIILRFRTYAIAIVADVEKMYRQILQSIPDRNLLRIRYRKSTLEPISTYELNTVTYGTASAPFLATRTIHQVAHDYKNEYPMAVDRVLHDFYVDDLLTGATDLTQAIEVRKQITAMLNSAGFVLKKWASNVPESLLDVAREDLAIQSMHEWKDGQAVSTLGLVWEPVNDSFFFKVDLPQPAEVLTRSLVLSYTASIFDPLGLLGPTIIIAKMFLQRLWSLKEGGKAWDWDRALPGELQQEWRSFHSTLYSLRELRVPRFVSQPKTPSLQLHIFADASQSAYGACWYVRAESKVTVQLMAAKSKVVSLSNTHSIARLELAQQDSFAEELAVLAKEKKVSGKSRLKWLSPYIDHAGTLRPTATSQGLQAFVKEQIGIEDVTAIKLVPAVRDLSTLTFTSFKVGMSTEHREKALSRSSWPIGTIFKEFTDRRKASKAAIKTPINRFPITATEPSINNNITVPVTTIDTICNDHTPTDNSPRPATPPPSQQHQ, encoded by the exons ATGATGTTTTTCAAATTGGCCCCCTCAACCATCCTGGCTTGGGGGAAGCACTCATCAGGGAGACAACGAGATAAGTATTCGGAGCTAATAGATTTTCTTCAGGATAGAATCCGAATTTTACGGTCGACACAGACGTTAACCAAGGTCGCTGAAACTGTTCCTACAACGGTGGCTGGCGGAGAGAGAAAATCTGGAAGGGTGAAATATGTCGCGAATACCGTATCAACGCGGAAGCCTGCTAGCACCTATCTTCAAGTGTCATGCCCGTTAGAGTGTGCTGAGCCGCACAACCTTCGAAGCTGTCCGAAATTTCAGAAAGGAGACGTTAAATTCCGGCGTGAGGTGATAGCAAGGCAGAAGCTATGCTTCAACTGTTTAAATCCGAACCATCAGGTTAAATCGTGCCATTCCGTCTTCCGTTGTAACAAGTGTAACGGACGTCATCATAGCTTGTTGCACGACAATTCACCTTCCCAGGTGTCCATGAACGTGGGATCGAACAACGAGTTGGTGTTTCTGGAGACGGTCATGCTGTGGCTAGTCGATGACCATGGTATTTGGCATGAGGCGCGAGCATTATTGGATTCAGGATCGATGTGCAATATTGTATCCGAATCATTTGCACGGAAGCTGTTGACCACGCGGTTAAAGGTCAATATTGCATTGTCTGGTATCGGCGGTGCAGTAAATCAAGCCAAAGATTCCATCATCGCCACTGTTCAGTCGAAATCAGCATCATTTTCGTCACCGATGGAGTTCGTGATTTTGAAGTCACCCTGTGTTCGAATTCCAACTGCCCTAATCGATGTTACTTCATGGAGTTTCCCTAACGTTCCGCTGGCTGATCCGACGTTTCACATGCCGTCCAACGTCGATGTAGTCATCGGCAGTGATGCGTATTGGGAATTGCATACTGGGAAGAAGCGACTATTGGTCAAAGGCGGTCCTTGGTTGGTTGAGACTCCATTTGGGTGGACAGTTGCGGGAAACACTTCGCACAATTTGGGCTCCACGCAGGTATCGTGCAACTCAACTACCAGCTACAAGTCACTTGATGCATTACTACAACGATTCTGGGAAAACGAATGCAATCTGGATGGACCCGCTCTGTCGCTAGAAGAAGACGCTTGTGAGAAGCATTACGTTGCGACTACAACACGTGATGACCATGGACGGTATATTGTATGCCTGCCTCGCAATCCCAGTGCAGATGTAGTGTTGGGCTCATCAAAGGAAATTGCTGATCGACGCTTGCTTGGTGTGGAACGACGCTTGAGTAATAACCCTGAAATGGAGGCAAAATATAAACGGTTCATGCACGAATATGAGGAACTTGGTCACATGCGTAAACTTACCGAACTGGTGGACGATAGTATACCGCATTGTTATATTCCTCACCATGCGGTGGTGAAGGAATCAAGTACATCCACCAAGGTACGGGTCGTGTTTGATGCGTCCTGTAAAACGTCTTCGGGATACTCCCTTAACGACACATTACTAGTGGGTCCAATTGTACAAGAGGATCTGCTTACGATTATTTTGCGCTTTAGGACGTATGCAATCGCGATAGTGGCTGATGTTGAAAAGATGTACAGGCAGATTCTCCAAAGCATCCCCGATCGGAATCTGTTGCGCATCAGGTATCGAAAGAGCACACTGGAACCGATATCAACCTACGAGCTGAACACCGTTACTTACGGTACGGCGTCAGCCCCATTCCTAGCTACTCGAACCATACACCAGGTTGCTCACGATTACAAAAACGAATATCCGATGGCCGTTGATCGCGTTTTACATGACTTTTACGTCGATGACCTGCTGACCGGAGCGACAGACCTAACCCAAGCGATAGAAGTGCGAAAACAAATCACGGCAATGCTTAATTCAGCTGGCTTCGTACTAAAGAAATGGGCATCAAACGTTCCGGAATCGCTACTGGATGTAGCACGAGAAGATCTTGCGATTCAATCGATGCACGAGTGGAAGGATGGTCAGGCAGTTTCAACGTTAGGGCTGGTTTGGGAACCCGTCAACGATTCGTTCTTCTTCAAGGTTGACCTTCCACAACCAGCAGAAGTGTTAACGAGAAGCCTTGTTTTGTCCTACACGGCAAGCATTTTCGACCCACTTGGTTTGTTGGGTCCGACAATCATCATCGCTAAGATGTTTCTCCAACGGCTATGGAGTTTAAAGGAAGGAGGAAAGGCTTGGGATTGGGATCGCGCACTACCAGGCGAGCTTCAACAAGAGTGGAGGAGCTTCCATTCAACGTTATATTCGCTACGCGAATTAAGAGTGCCGCGATTTGTTTCCCAACCGAAAACGCCCAGCTTACAATTGCACATATTCGCTGATGCCTCTCAAAGTGCATATGGTGCATGCTGGTATGTGCGAGCGGAATCAAAGGTTACGGTACAATTGATGGCGGCGAAATCTAAAGTCGTGTCACTGTCGAACACACATTCGATCGCTAGGCTGGAACTAGCTCAACAGGATTCGTTCGCGGAAGAGCTAGCCGTCCTAGCGAAAGAGAAGAAGGTTTCCGGAAAGTCACGATTGAAGTGGTTGTCACCATATATCGACCATGCTGGGACGTTACGC CCGACCGCCACTAGCCAGGGTCTCCAGGCATTTGTGAAGGAGCAAATCGGCATCGAAGATGTCACTGCCATCAAACTAGTGCCTGCTGTTCGAGACCTCAGCACTCTAACTTTCACTTCGTTCAAAGTTGGTATGTCGACTGAGCACCGGGAAAAAGCACTGTCTCGTTCTTCTTGGCCGATTGGGACAATCTTTAAGGAATTTACCGACCGTCGCAAGGCATCTAAAGCCGCAATAAAAACACCTATAAACCGGTTCCCGATCACTGCAACTGAACCCAgcataaacaacaacatcaccGTTCCTGTTACAACCATCGATACCATCTGTAACGATCACACTCCTACGGATAATAGCCCACGTCCTGcgacaccaccaccatcacagcAACATCAGTAG